A genomic window from Flavobacterium sp. I3-2 includes:
- a CDS encoding MepB family protein → MSNLISKLENHLNEKSSNVVSDADSLDYLGCSFKISSMLFLYRKAKITPKKIGCFVAVWKRDADRKTVPFELSDDFNFYLIEVEDNNNKGFFIFPKSILATNGVLSTEKEGKRGFRLYPTWTNPENKQAIKSQLWQIPFFINLNETTEKLNQQIQKIFELYA, encoded by the coding sequence ATGTCAAATTTAATATCAAAATTAGAGAATCATTTAAACGAAAAGTCAAGTAACGTTGTTTCTGATGCGGATAGTTTAGATTATTTAGGATGTAGTTTTAAAATCAGTTCGATGTTGTTTTTATATCGAAAAGCCAAAATCACTCCCAAAAAAATAGGTTGTTTTGTAGCAGTTTGGAAAAGAGATGCCGACAGAAAAACCGTTCCTTTTGAATTATCAGATGATTTTAATTTTTATTTGATAGAAGTTGAAGATAATAATAACAAAGGATTTTTTATTTTTCCGAAATCTATTTTGGCAACAAACGGTGTTTTGTCAACAGAAAAAGAAGGAAAGCGCGGATTTAGATTATATCCAACTTGGACAAATCCAGAAAATAAACAAGCCATAAAATCGCAACTTTGGCAAATACCGTTTTTCATAAATCTAAACGAAACAACAGAAAAGCTAAACCAACAAATCCAAAAGATATTTGAATTATATGCTTAA